The Halalkalibacter krulwichiae genome has a segment encoding these proteins:
- the thrC gene encoding threonine synthase, with product MSRWKGLIQEYKEYLPVTEETPLLTLHEGNTPLIELEHISKEWGVNIFVKYEGLNPTGSFKDRGMVMAVAKAKEEGSKAIICASTGNTSAAAAAYGTRAGLKCVVVIPEGKIALGKLAQAVMYGAEVIEIKGNFDNALDIVREISETEPITLVNSVNPYRIEGQKTAAFEIVDALGKAPDVLAIPVGNAGNITAYWKGFKEYHEQKGTGLPEMRGFEAEGAAAIVRGEVIEDPETVATAIRIGNPASWEKAVAAKEESNGSIDFVTDEEILEAYQLLANREGVFAEPASCASLAGLKKQIASGEIKKGSTVVCVLTGNGLKDPNTAIDTVSVKPTVLPNDKEAFLAHLKGGVTQ from the coding sequence ATGAGTCGTTGGAAAGGATTAATCCAAGAATATAAAGAATATTTACCTGTTACAGAAGAAACACCATTACTAACTCTACATGAAGGAAACACGCCATTAATTGAGCTCGAGCATATCTCAAAAGAGTGGGGAGTTAACATCTTTGTTAAATATGAAGGGCTAAACCCGACAGGATCTTTTAAAGACCGTGGGATGGTTATGGCTGTTGCTAAAGCAAAAGAAGAAGGAAGTAAAGCGATCATTTGTGCATCGACTGGTAACACATCAGCAGCGGCTGCAGCGTATGGAACGCGCGCTGGATTGAAATGTGTTGTCGTCATTCCAGAAGGGAAAATTGCACTTGGGAAGCTTGCGCAAGCGGTTATGTACGGTGCAGAAGTCATTGAGATTAAAGGGAATTTTGATAATGCATTAGATATCGTTCGCGAAATTAGCGAAACAGAGCCGATTACGCTTGTGAACTCCGTGAATCCTTATCGCATTGAAGGACAAAAAACAGCGGCATTTGAAATTGTTGATGCATTAGGAAAAGCACCTGATGTTCTTGCCATTCCTGTTGGAAATGCTGGTAACATTACGGCTTACTGGAAAGGCTTTAAAGAATACCATGAGCAAAAAGGAACGGGCTTACCTGAAATGCGTGGATTTGAAGCAGAAGGGGCTGCCGCTATTGTTCGTGGAGAAGTAATTGAGGATCCAGAAACGGTTGCAACGGCAATACGTATCGGGAATCCAGCTAGTTGGGAGAAAGCAGTAGCTGCAAAAGAAGAATCGAACGGTTCAATTGATTTTGTGACAGACGAGGAAATTTTAGAAGCTTATCAATTGCTTGCTAATCGCGAAGGTGTATTTGCAGAACCGGCTTCTTGCGCTTCACTTGCTGGATTAAAAAAGCAAATTGCTTCAGGTGAGATTAAAAAAGGTTCTACCGTTGTTTGTGTGCTAACTGGAAATGGACTAAAAGATCCTAATACTGCTATTGATACTGTGTCAGTCAAACCAACCGTTTTACCGAATGATAAGGAAGCTTTCCTGGCACACCTTAAAGGCGGTGTCACTCAATGA
- a CDS encoding phosphatidylglycerophosphatase A family protein: MDEVETKAREWLVERGVTLDDIAELVYFLQVKYHPDLQLDVCLENVDRVIRKREVQNAIITGIQLDILAEKKMLDQPLQDIIDRDESLYGVDEIIALSIVNVYGSIGFTNYGYIDKQKPGILEKLNDKDSGECHTFLDDIVGAIAAAASSRLAHSAANTE, from the coding sequence ATGGATGAAGTCGAAACAAAAGCTAGGGAATGGCTAGTCGAACGTGGAGTGACATTAGACGATATTGCTGAGCTCGTCTATTTTTTACAAGTGAAATATCATCCAGATCTTCAACTGGATGTTTGCCTTGAGAATGTCGATAGAGTTATTCGCAAAAGGGAAGTACAAAATGCGATTATAACTGGAATTCAGCTTGATATCCTTGCCGAGAAAAAAATGCTTGATCAACCTTTACAGGATATTATTGATCGTGACGAGAGTTTATATGGAGTTGACGAAATTATTGCCTTATCCATTGTTAACGTATATGGCTCAATTGGTTTCACGAATTACGGGTATATCGATAAGCAAAAACCTGGTATATTAGAAAAACTTAACGACAAAGATTCTGGTGAATGCCATACTTTCCTAGATGACATCGTTGGGGCAATTGCCGCTGCAGCTTCTAGTCGCCTCGCTCATAGCGCGGCCAATACGGAATAA
- a CDS encoding homoserine dehydrogenase: MSAKEVRIGLLGLGTVGTGVVSIISRHQEELRHQVGCPVTIKKVLVRNLDKKRDIELDDSVVTDQIEDVLFDQDIDVIIEVMGGVETTKEHLLTALRNGKHVVTANKDLMAIYGAELLKVAAEHNCDVYYEASVAGGIPILRSLSDGLSADRITKMMGIVNGTTNYILTKMTQNGSSYEEVLTQAQELGFAESDPTADVEGLDAARKMAILATLGFSMNVSLDDVTVKGISSVTKTDLDYCDQLGYTMKLIGLAKRDEGRVEVSVEPTLLPKDHPLASVHNEYNAVYVYGEAVGETMFYGPGAGSLPTATAVVSDLVSVMKNMRLGVCGRAVQEPLHQRVMKQANEIDSKYFLRLRVVDQAGTFQAVTSLFAEYGVSFEKLLQLPLEANEVAEVIVITHHTNKENYENLYKKLSELEVIESIESCYRVEGGR, translated from the coding sequence ATGTCAGCAAAGGAAGTTCGAATCGGTTTACTTGGTTTGGGGACAGTAGGAACGGGTGTCGTTTCCATAATTAGCCGGCATCAAGAGGAATTGCGTCATCAAGTTGGCTGCCCTGTAACAATTAAAAAAGTACTCGTACGTAATCTAGATAAAAAACGAGATATTGAATTGGATGACTCCGTTGTAACGGATCAAATTGAAGATGTTCTTTTTGATCAAGATATAGATGTCATTATTGAAGTGATGGGAGGAGTAGAAACGACGAAAGAGCATTTGCTTACTGCTCTTCGGAATGGAAAGCATGTGGTTACAGCTAATAAAGACTTAATGGCTATTTATGGAGCTGAGCTGTTAAAGGTCGCTGCGGAACATAATTGTGACGTCTATTATGAAGCGAGTGTGGCTGGGGGAATTCCTATTCTAAGAAGTTTGAGCGATGGTCTTTCAGCTGATCGCATCACAAAAATGATGGGAATTGTGAATGGAACAACAAACTACATTCTCACAAAGATGACACAAAACGGAAGTTCTTATGAAGAAGTATTAACACAAGCTCAAGAACTAGGCTTTGCGGAAAGTGATCCGACAGCTGATGTGGAAGGTTTAGATGCAGCTCGTAAAATGGCGATTCTCGCAACTCTAGGCTTTTCAATGAATGTAAGCCTAGATGATGTTACGGTAAAAGGAATTTCCTCTGTTACGAAAACAGATTTAGACTACTGTGATCAGCTTGGCTACACAATGAAACTTATTGGACTGGCAAAGCGTGATGAAGGTCGAGTGGAAGTAAGTGTGGAGCCAACTCTATTACCGAAAGATCATCCATTAGCGTCCGTTCACAATGAATACAATGCCGTTTATGTGTACGGTGAAGCGGTTGGAGAAACGATGTTTTACGGACCAGGTGCAGGGTCATTGCCAACAGCAACTGCAGTCGTATCGGATCTCGTTTCAGTTATGAAAAATATGCGCTTAGGTGTGTGTGGTAGAGCGGTACAAGAGCCACTTCATCAAAGGGTTATGAAGCAAGCAAATGAAATTGATTCAAAATATTTCTTGAGATTGAGAGTAGTCGATCAAGCTGGTACATTCCAAGCGGTCACAAGTTTATTTGCTGAGTATGGAGTAAGTTTTGAGAAACTCTTACAACTCCCGCTTGAAGCGAATGAGGTAGCAGAGGTTATTGTCATTACTCATCATACTAATAAAGAAAACTATGAAAACTTATATAAAAAATTATCTGAGCTTGAAGTCATTGAATCGATCGAGAGCTGTTACCGTGTTGAAGGAGGACGCTAG
- the yutH gene encoding spore coat putative kinase YutH, translating to MFERNLYDMYGIYCESRFQVGDYEAFESGGKSYIILPKEECMLKEEEMLAFTDYLRKIGDNSILEPLMTKYKRRIGLIEGQEVYVCQLPSVGQREQQALFRFDSAEEKGAHLATIHYYGKQLNNQRNTYDYFGQWPKLWEKRLEQLEGWYQQILYERPQSYIDEAFLFSYPYYMGLTENAIQYVVDATLDDRGREQEKPTICHQRFNDRTWLVLSEAGDIVKKPTSFVYDHPCRDVAEWIRDQHWTEKPFTWEKVDSFIRGYENYETLTSYSWKLMYARLVFPLHYFEAVEDYYRSQLKEEKIKRGQHFLHILEQEHANERFLREVAEHVLMSRGVGSPQVPPIDWL from the coding sequence ATGTTCGAGCGAAATCTATATGATATGTATGGAATATATTGTGAGTCAAGGTTTCAAGTCGGAGATTATGAAGCGTTTGAATCAGGAGGCAAATCATACATTATCTTACCGAAAGAAGAGTGCATGTTAAAGGAAGAAGAAATGCTTGCTTTCACAGACTACTTACGCAAAATTGGTGATAATTCGATTCTGGAACCATTAATGACGAAATATAAACGTAGAATTGGATTGATTGAAGGGCAAGAAGTATATGTATGTCAACTGCCGAGCGTGGGACAGCGAGAACAGCAAGCTCTTTTTCGTTTTGATAGTGCAGAGGAGAAAGGGGCTCATCTCGCTACGATTCATTACTATGGCAAGCAATTAAATAATCAAAGGAACACATACGATTATTTTGGGCAGTGGCCTAAGCTCTGGGAGAAGAGACTAGAACAATTGGAAGGATGGTATCAACAGATATTATATGAACGTCCACAATCTTATATTGATGAGGCTTTTTTATTTTCCTATCCGTATTATATGGGATTAACCGAAAATGCGATCCAATATGTCGTTGATGCGACCTTAGACGATCGAGGGCGGGAACAAGAAAAACCAACGATTTGTCACCAGCGCTTTAATGACCGTACGTGGTTAGTCTTATCAGAAGCAGGTGACATTGTAAAGAAACCAACATCATTTGTTTACGATCATCCATGCAGAGATGTAGCAGAGTGGATTCGAGATCAACATTGGACGGAGAAGCCATTTACGTGGGAAAAGGTTGATTCGTTTATCCGTGGATATGAAAATTACGAAACGTTGACCTCCTACTCTTGGAAGTTAATGTATGCTAGGCTTGTATTCCCACTTCACTATTTTGAAGCGGTTGAAGATTACTATCGCAGCCAATTGAAAGAAGAAAAGATTAAACGGGGACAGCACTTTTTACACATACTTGAACAAGAACATGCGAATGAACGCTTTTTAAGAGAGGTTGCTGAACATGTATTGATGAGCCGTGGTGTCGGTTCACCTCAAGTTCCACCGATCGACTGGTTATAG
- a CDS encoding DUF1462 family protein: MEEHNLKITVYGAEEKCASCIHLPSAKETMEWLEAAVLRKFPELDFQFEYIDIDVPGEKEVHIKYAELIKADEFFYPLVVLGNEVIAEGNPNLKEVFKKIEHASNE, translated from the coding sequence GTGGAGGAGCATAATCTTAAAATAACTGTCTATGGAGCGGAAGAAAAATGTGCGAGTTGCATTCACCTTCCTAGTGCAAAAGAGACGATGGAATGGCTTGAGGCTGCTGTTCTGCGAAAGTTCCCTGAGCTTGATTTTCAGTTTGAGTACATAGATATCGATGTTCCAGGAGAAAAAGAAGTTCACATCAAATATGCGGAATTAATAAAGGCAGATGAGTTCTTTTATCCATTAGTAGTGTTAGGAAACGAGGTCATTGCAGAGGGCAATCCTAATTTAAAAGAGGTTTTCAAGAAAATTGAGCACGCATCGAATGAGTAA
- a CDS encoding transcriptional regulator SplA domain-containing protein, whose amino-acid sequence MLDLEQLEEGQQVYIIYRNPHTQTVSTIQEATIARDPMNPAELSLLLFDFYHPIEADDAIFRSFEEAEATFEQFYM is encoded by the coding sequence ATGCTTGATTTAGAACAGCTTGAGGAAGGACAACAAGTGTATATTATTTATCGAAATCCACATACACAAACGGTTTCAACCATTCAAGAAGCAACGATTGCTAGAGATCCGATGAATCCTGCAGAGCTTTCACTATTGTTATTTGACTTTTATCACCCGATTGAAGCAGATGATGCTATTTTTAGATCCTTTGAAGAGGCTGAAGCGACTTTTGAGCAATTTTATATGTAG
- a CDS encoding NifU family protein, with protein MATEMVEQVSEVLDKLRPFLLRDGGDVELVDVEDGIVKVRLLGACGSCPSSTITLKAGIERALLEEVPGVKEIEQVF; from the coding sequence ATGGCTACTGAAATGGTTGAACAAGTTAGTGAAGTATTAGATAAGCTTCGTCCTTTCTTGCTACGTGATGGCGGGGATGTTGAACTCGTTGACGTAGAAGATGGCATTGTAAAAGTACGTCTTCTTGGCGCTTGTGGTTCATGCCCAAGTTCTACTATTACGTTAAAAGCAGGTATTGAACGAGCTCTACTTGAAGAAGTTCCTGGAGTAAAGGAAATCGAACAAGTATTTTAA
- the thrB gene encoding homoserine kinase yields the protein MSLEPFFITVPGSSANLGPGFDSVGLAVNRFLTLEVSRSDQWTFTSESVDLQGIETGEDNLIYQVAAHVAKELGQEISPCNVVMTSDIPLARGLGSSAAAIVAGIELANQLLGEPLTVEEKVRFASLWEGHPDNVAASIYGGLVIGTHTETATDVLYGGIPEIDLVLLVPSEELKTKKARGVLPTELTYRQAVRASSVANVLVAALLQGNWQVAGKMMNEDLFHHPYRRELVPHLEEVIRYVQEETSAYGAALSGAGPTMLCIAPVQRGEEIQEKLQRHFPDFEVAVLKPAKSGIQVTKGLSQIEQSAQTVE from the coding sequence ATGAGCTTAGAACCTTTTTTCATTACGGTTCCAGGAAGCTCTGCGAATTTAGGGCCTGGCTTTGATTCAGTTGGGCTTGCAGTGAATCGCTTTTTAACATTAGAAGTATCACGTTCAGATCAGTGGACTTTTACTTCTGAATCCGTTGATTTACAAGGAATTGAAACAGGAGAAGATAACTTAATTTATCAAGTAGCCGCTCATGTAGCCAAAGAACTTGGTCAAGAAATCTCTCCTTGTAATGTCGTGATGACAAGTGATATTCCATTAGCACGCGGGTTAGGAAGTAGTGCAGCTGCAATTGTGGCTGGTATTGAGTTAGCGAATCAGTTACTGGGAGAACCGCTTACCGTTGAGGAGAAAGTTCGCTTTGCAAGTTTATGGGAGGGTCACCCAGATAATGTGGCCGCTTCTATCTACGGGGGTCTTGTTATTGGTACGCATACGGAAACTGCTACAGATGTTTTATACGGAGGAATTCCAGAAATCGATCTTGTATTACTCGTTCCTTCTGAAGAACTAAAGACAAAAAAAGCACGCGGCGTTTTGCCAACGGAATTGACCTATCGTCAAGCAGTTCGAGCGAGTAGTGTGGCCAATGTCTTAGTAGCCGCTTTGCTTCAAGGGAATTGGCAAGTGGCAGGTAAGATGATGAACGAGGATTTGTTTCATCACCCGTATCGTCGCGAACTCGTTCCTCACCTTGAAGAAGTCATTCGTTATGTACAGGAAGAAACTTCTGCTTACGGAGCAGCATTGAGTGGAGCGGGTCCAACAATGTTGTGTATAGCACCTGTTCAGCGTGGTGAGGAAATTCAAGAGAAACTTCAACGTCATTTCCCTGATTTTGAAGTGGCTGTCTTGAAACCAGCCAAATCAGGGATCCAAGTGACCAAAGGGTTATCTCAAATAGAACAATCAGCTCAAACAGTTGAATAG